From one Prochlorococcus marinus XMU1404 genomic stretch:
- the pstB gene encoding phosphate ABC transporter ATP-binding protein PstB, with protein MIKTNKKIPKNIILSLENVSISYGTFEAVRNVFCNFKKGNITSLIGPSGCGKSTVLRSLNRMNDLIPNCSLKGTVLFDGTNIYDKRVDPVEVRRRIGMVFQQPNPFPKSIYENIAFGARINGFTGDMDALVESSLRKAALWDECKDKLNDSGYSLSGGQQQRLCIARTIAIEPEIILMDEPCSALDPISTLKIEETMHELKKNYTIIIVTHNMQQALRVSDMTAFFNAIEYEDGDGGKVGYLAEFNSTKKIFNSPKEKTTQEYISGKFG; from the coding sequence ATGATTAAAACTAATAAAAAAATACCAAAGAATATCATTTTATCTCTTGAGAATGTATCTATTAGCTATGGAACTTTTGAAGCTGTAAGAAATGTTTTTTGTAATTTTAAAAAAGGAAATATAACCTCCCTTATTGGACCGTCTGGTTGTGGTAAATCAACTGTTCTTAGATCATTAAATAGGATGAACGATTTGATCCCTAATTGTTCGTTAAAAGGGACTGTCCTCTTTGATGGAACTAATATTTACGATAAAAGAGTAGATCCAGTTGAAGTAAGAAGAAGAATTGGAATGGTTTTTCAACAACCTAATCCTTTTCCTAAATCTATCTACGAAAATATTGCATTTGGAGCAAGAATTAATGGATTTACTGGAGATATGGATGCATTAGTCGAAAGTTCCCTAAGAAAAGCTGCTTTATGGGATGAATGTAAGGATAAATTAAATGATAGTGGTTACTCTTTATCTGGTGGACAACAACAAAGATTATGTATTGCTAGAACCATTGCTATTGAGCCTGAAATAATTCTCATGGACGAGCCATGCTCTGCATTAGATCCGATTTCCACTCTGAAAATTGAGGAGACGATGCACGAACTTAAGAAGAATTACACAATAATAATCGTTACTCATAATATGCAACAGGCATTAAGAGTTAGTGATATGACTGCATTTTTTAATGCTATTGAATATGAAGATGGTGATGGAGGTAAAGTCGGTTATCTTGCGGAATTTAATTCGACAAAGAAAATTTTTAACTCTCCAAAAGAAAAAACTACTCAGGAATATATATCTGGTAAATTTGGTTGA
- the pstS gene encoding phosphate ABC transporter substrate-binding protein PstS, with translation MGIFKKTLIFSSVISLILSPSAMASKRLSGAGATFPSKIYTRWFFDLAKSGGPRVNYQAVGSGSGRKAFIDQTVNFGASDDPMKDSDIEKVTRGLVQIPMVGGTIAFGYNYDCDLKLTQEQAVRVAMGMVKNWKELGCKSGKLTWTHRSDGSGTTKAFTNSMEAFSPIWTLGTGKSVKWPAGVGAKGNSGVAGVIQNTPGAIGYVNQSYIKGNVKAAALQNLSGEFLKPSAEAGAKALNGITLDENLAGKNPNPTAKGAYPIASLTWILAYEKGNGRNTKAIKQAFNTLLSDEYQDKASSLGFIPLKGDILDKSRAAVEKIGS, from the coding sequence GTGGGCATTTTTAAAAAAACCCTCATTTTCTCTTCTGTAATTTCATTGATACTTTCTCCATCTGCAATGGCATCAAAAAGATTGAGCGGAGCAGGAGCTACATTTCCCTCGAAAATTTATACTAGGTGGTTTTTTGACTTAGCCAAATCTGGTGGACCAAGGGTTAATTACCAAGCAGTTGGTTCGGGCTCTGGAAGAAAAGCTTTTATAGACCAAACCGTAAACTTTGGTGCATCAGATGATCCTATGAAAGATTCTGATATAGAGAAAGTTACTAGAGGACTTGTTCAAATACCTATGGTTGGTGGAACTATCGCTTTTGGTTATAACTATGATTGCGATTTGAAACTTACTCAAGAGCAAGCAGTACGAGTTGCAATGGGTATGGTTAAAAACTGGAAAGAATTAGGCTGTAAATCAGGAAAGTTAACTTGGACGCATCGTTCTGATGGTTCAGGAACTACTAAGGCTTTCACAAACTCTATGGAAGCATTTTCACCAATATGGACTTTAGGAACTGGTAAATCAGTTAAGTGGCCAGCAGGCGTTGGAGCAAAAGGTAATTCTGGTGTAGCAGGTGTAATTCAAAACACTCCAGGAGCAATTGGTTATGTAAATCAGTCATATATTAAAGGTAATGTTAAGGCTGCTGCACTTCAAAATCTTTCAGGGGAGTTTCTAAAACCATCTGCAGAAGCAGGAGCTAAGGCTCTTAATGGTATTACTTTAGATGAAAATCTTGCGGGTAAAAATCCTAATCCAACAGCAAAAGGAGCGTACCCTATCGCTTCATTGACATGGATACTTGCTTACGAAAAAGGTAATGGTAGAAACACTAAAGCAATCAAACAAGCCTTTAATACATTGTTAAGTGATGAGTATCAAGATAAGGCTTCATCCCTTGGATTTATCCCCTTAAAAGGAGATATTCTTGATAAGTCAAGAGCTGCCGTTGAAAAAATAGGTAGTTAA
- the pstA gene encoding phosphate ABC transporter permease PstA, with amino-acid sequence MNSLYYQKRLSRNIGDKFFTSLSVICALIAILPLIFLLTYILIKGGSQITPELFTLEPNPPGDDLDAGGINPALIGTLIITTIASIIAIPVGVGGGIYLAEYSKGGAFSRFIRFGVNVLAGVPSIIAGVFIYALIVSTKILFGSMYSGLAGGMALSILMLPTVIKTTDEGLKLVPNELRYASLGVGASMYTTILKVTLPSAFRSISTGVVLGIARAAGETAPLIFTALFSYYYITGFGDLFYEMGSLAVLIYNFALEPYDAQNKLAWAASFILVLSILSVNIFSRILAAFTEKTKRV; translated from the coding sequence ATGAATTCACTCTATTACCAGAAAAGATTATCAAGAAATATAGGAGATAAATTCTTTACTTCTTTATCAGTAATTTGTGCATTGATCGCAATACTCCCTTTGATTTTTCTGTTGACTTATATTCTCATCAAAGGTGGATCCCAAATCACACCAGAACTATTTACTTTAGAACCAAATCCCCCTGGAGATGATTTAGATGCTGGTGGTATTAATCCTGCATTGATCGGAACATTAATAATAACTACCATTGCTTCAATTATCGCCATACCAGTAGGTGTTGGTGGTGGAATATATCTAGCTGAATACTCTAAAGGTGGAGCTTTTTCAAGATTTATTAGATTTGGAGTAAATGTTTTAGCTGGTGTTCCTTCAATTATTGCCGGTGTATTTATTTATGCCTTAATTGTTTCTACAAAAATCTTGTTTGGAAGTATGTATAGCGGTTTGGCAGGAGGTATGGCTCTTTCAATACTGATGTTGCCTACTGTTATTAAGACCACTGACGAAGGTTTAAAGTTAGTTCCTAACGAATTAAGATATGCTTCTCTTGGTGTTGGAGCAAGTATGTATACAACCATATTGAAAGTTACTTTGCCCTCTGCCTTTAGGTCTATTTCTACTGGCGTTGTTCTTGGTATCGCAAGAGCAGCAGGCGAAACAGCACCTTTGATATTTACGGCTTTATTCTCTTACTACTACATAACAGGCTTTGGAGACTTGTTTTATGAGATGGGTTCTTTAGCAGTTCTTATTTATAATTTTGCACTTGAACCTTATGATGCACAGAATAAACTAGCCTGGGCAGCTTCCTTTATTCTTGTTTTATCGATACTATCAGTAAATATATTTTCAAGGATATTAGCCGCTTTTACTGAGAAAACTAAGAGAGTATAA
- the pstC gene encoding phosphate ABC transporter permease subunit PstC, whose amino-acid sequence MEEKLTLFKNRKRFGIEKNIDIIFKNTALVLSSFVAIILLGIILVVFFQSFESFSRYGLKFLVTSEWNPVKDEYGAFTAIYGTLVTSFLSLLITIPLGVGTAIFITEDFVPKVFREIIGSFVELLAAIPSVVLGLWAIFVMEPFFRAFFVFLHNFFGWIPLFSTEPTGRNSLLAILILVVMLLPIVTSIARDSLNQVPKKLRNAAYGIGASRWKTIFSVILPAALSGIMAGVLLALGRAMGETMAVTMIIGNSNAFSWSLLSPGYTISSMLANQFGEADGSQVSSLFYAAFVLMILSLVVNIFAQWLVKKFSLKY is encoded by the coding sequence ATGGAAGAGAAATTAACTCTTTTCAAGAATCGTAAAAGATTCGGTATCGAAAAAAATATAGATATTATCTTCAAGAATACTGCCCTAGTCTTGTCTAGTTTCGTTGCAATAATACTTTTAGGAATTATTTTAGTAGTTTTTTTTCAGTCATTTGAATCCTTTTCAAGGTATGGCTTGAAGTTTCTAGTAACCTCTGAATGGAATCCAGTAAAAGATGAATACGGAGCTTTTACTGCAATATATGGCACATTAGTAACCTCATTTCTTTCGTTATTAATAACTATCCCTCTAGGAGTTGGAACGGCAATATTTATTACCGAAGACTTTGTACCGAAAGTTTTTAGAGAAATAATAGGTTCTTTTGTTGAATTATTAGCAGCAATTCCATCAGTTGTATTGGGACTTTGGGCAATATTTGTAATGGAACCTTTTTTTAGAGCCTTTTTTGTCTTTTTACATAATTTCTTTGGTTGGATACCTTTATTCAGTACAGAACCTACAGGCAGGAATTCTTTGTTAGCAATATTGATTTTAGTAGTAATGCTTTTGCCAATAGTGACTTCTATTGCAAGGGATTCACTTAATCAGGTTCCTAAAAAGCTAAGAAATGCGGCTTATGGCATTGGAGCAAGTAGATGGAAAACAATATTTTCAGTAATTTTGCCAGCAGCATTATCAGGAATTATGGCAGGTGTTCTATTGGCTTTAGGCAGGGCAATGGGAGAAACAATGGCTGTGACAATGATTATTGGTAATTCCAATGCATTTAGTTGGTCTTTATTATCTCCTGGATATACCATTTCCTCCATGCTTGCAAACCAGTTTGGTGAAGCTGATGGAAGTCAAGTTTCATCACTGTTTTATGCGGCTTTTGTACTGATGATTCTTTCTTTGGTAGTAAATATCTTTGCGCAGTGGCTAGTTAAGAAATTTAGTCTCAAATATTAG